One genomic segment of Candidatus Polarisedimenticolaceae bacterium includes these proteins:
- a CDS encoding c-type cytochrome, which translates to MKRALALLVVTAAASAALAASADLGSDAQRTKGKELYGKFCSQCHGDTGAGDGVAAVHLHPLPRNFTAGKFKIRTTPSGAMPTTQDLKNIIKNGMPYSSMPAWPNFSDDELTSLAYFVKSFSADFSNPDFLKDPVQLPSAPSYSKDSAEKGRKVYEATGCISCHGNLGRGDGTSAPTLKDDLGHPIHPADFTQRWTFRGGPTREDIFRTMTTGLNGTPMPAFGDALKPEERWAITDYMYSLGSGDDPHYASLIHVAHVDDTIDVAKGAALFEKAPLARLPLLGQITEPGREFHPQATSIEVRAIYDADSVALLLQWDDMSAQKTGTNSPALKVPIEEESKPVEAPGAEAAAAGGAQKTDEWGQPIEEKPAEKKAAEKPKEEDVWGENTPAAGAAAGPASTYSDAVAVQLPMTMPSGVRKPYFIFGDDANPVDLWFVDLAKGTASQWVGKGSASVEQAEAADVTSTATYQDGQWSVILKRSLHPDGGGVTFTQGAFVPVAFSVWDGFSNDRGNKRALSAWFSLYVEPEHVASPIGPMLKAGLLVFALEILVVVLVRRRQTA; encoded by the coding sequence GTGAAGCGCGCGCTGGCTCTCCTCGTCGTGACGGCGGCCGCCTCGGCGGCGCTCGCGGCGTCTGCCGACCTCGGCAGTGACGCGCAGCGCACCAAGGGCAAGGAGCTGTACGGGAAGTTCTGCTCGCAGTGCCACGGCGACACCGGCGCGGGCGACGGCGTCGCCGCGGTCCACCTCCATCCGCTCCCCCGCAACTTCACCGCCGGCAAGTTCAAGATCCGCACGACGCCGTCGGGCGCGATGCCGACGACGCAGGATCTCAAGAACATCATCAAGAACGGGATGCCGTACTCGTCGATGCCGGCGTGGCCGAATTTCAGCGACGACGAGCTGACGTCGCTCGCCTACTTCGTCAAGAGCTTCTCGGCCGACTTCTCGAACCCGGACTTCCTGAAAGACCCGGTACAGCTCCCGTCGGCGCCGTCGTACTCGAAGGACTCGGCGGAGAAGGGGCGCAAGGTCTACGAGGCGACCGGCTGCATCTCGTGCCACGGCAACCTCGGGCGCGGCGACGGCACCTCGGCCCCGACGCTCAAGGACGACCTCGGGCACCCGATCCACCCGGCCGACTTCACGCAGCGCTGGACGTTCCGCGGCGGCCCGACGCGCGAGGACATCTTCCGCACGATGACGACGGGGCTGAACGGCACGCCGATGCCCGCGTTCGGCGACGCGCTCAAGCCCGAAGAGCGCTGGGCGATCACCGACTACATGTACTCGCTCGGGAGCGGCGACGACCCGCACTACGCGAGCCTGATCCATGTCGCGCACGTCGACGACACGATCGACGTCGCCAAGGGCGCCGCGCTCTTCGAGAAGGCCCCGCTCGCGCGTCTGCCGCTCCTCGGTCAGATCACGGAGCCGGGGCGTGAGTTCCACCCGCAGGCGACCTCGATCGAGGTCCGCGCGATCTACGACGCCGACTCGGTCGCCCTCCTCCTCCAGTGGGACGACATGAGCGCGCAGAAGACCGGGACGAACTCCCCCGCGCTCAAGGTCCCGATCGAAGAAGAATCGAAGCCGGTCGAGGCCCCCGGCGCCGAAGCCGCGGCCGCAGGCGGCGCCCAGAAGACCGACGAGTGGGGCCAGCCGATCGAAGAAAAGCCGGCGGAGAAGAAGGCCGCCGAGAAGCCCAAGGAAGAGGACGTTTGGGGCGAGAACACGCCGGCCGCAGGCGCCGCCGCCGGACCGGCCTCGACGTACTCCGACGCCGTCGCGGTCCAGCTCCCCATGACGATGCCGTCGGGCGTCCGCAAGCCGTACTTCATCTTCGGCGACGACGCGAACCCGGTCGACCTCTGGTTCGTCGACCTCGCGAAGGGCACCGCCTCGCAGTGGGTCGGGAAGGGCAGCGCCTCGGTCGAGCAGGCCGAAGCGGCCGATGTCACCTCGACCGCCACGTACCAGGACGGCCAGTGGTCGGTGATCCTGAAGCGCTCGCTCCATCCGGACGGCGGCGGCGTCACGTTCACGCAGGGCGCCTTCGTCCCCGTCGCCTTCTCGGTATGGGACGGCTTCAGCAACGATCGCGGCAACAAGCGCGCACTGTCCGCCTGGTTCTCCCTCTACGTCGAGCCCGAGCACGTGGCCTCTCCGATCGGCCCGATGCTCAAGGCCGGCCTGCTCGTCTTCGCTCTCGAGATCTTGGTCGTCGTGCTCGTTCGGCGACGTCAGACCGCCTAG
- a CDS encoding cytochrome c3 family protein, with protein MAQPFPRWFNKLPLVVAVAGIAAPVLATAGIWYWGSPKFSDVGYRPIQPVPYSHKLHAGDLGLDCRYCHASVEISDVANVPPTQACMNCHRLVKRDSPVLAPIRDSASTGRPMHWIRVHKLPDYAYFTHRAHIAAGIGCVTCHGRIDQMEVVTQNQPLSMSWCLDCHRNPAPNRRPVSEVTNMKWAPPKDAEAFAAKLSSEHPVHPPEKCSGCHR; from the coding sequence TTGGCCCAACCATTCCCCCGCTGGTTCAACAAGCTTCCCCTGGTCGTCGCCGTCGCCGGCATCGCCGCGCCCGTGCTCGCGACCGCCGGGATCTGGTACTGGGGCTCGCCGAAGTTCAGCGACGTCGGCTACCGCCCGATCCAACCGGTCCCCTATAGCCACAAGCTCCACGCCGGCGATCTCGGCCTCGACTGCCGCTACTGCCACGCCTCGGTCGAGATCTCGGACGTCGCGAACGTGCCGCCGACGCAGGCGTGCATGAACTGCCATCGCCTCGTGAAGCGTGACAGCCCCGTGCTCGCCCCGATCCGCGACAGCGCGTCGACCGGGCGGCCAATGCACTGGATCCGCGTCCACAAGCTCCCCGACTACGCCTACTTCACGCATCGCGCGCACATCGCCGCCGGGATCGGCTGCGTCACCTGCCACGGCCGCATCGACCAGATGGAAGTCGTCACGCAGAACCAGCCGCTCTCGATGAGCTGGTGCCTCGACTGTCACCGCAACCCCGCCCCGAACCGCAGGCCGGTCTCGGAGGTCACGAACATGAAATGGGCTCCGCCGAAGGATGCCGAGGCATTCGCGGCGAAACTCTCGAGCGAGCACCCGGTCCACCCGCCGGAGAAGTGCTCCGGGTGCCACCGATGA
- a CDS encoding DoxX family protein: MSAWSDTLRGLESKKDICFDLLRIYLGIGLFVKGILFLTNMEALSSLLMTSERFQPLAFLLTHYIPIAHIGGGLMMALGLWTRTAIIANVPVLFGAVFFVYFDQGLFKENQGLEFTALVLFLLVVLLIWGPGRFSVDHYLKNAPAPE, from the coding sequence ATGTCGGCCTGGTCCGATACGCTCCGCGGGCTCGAGTCGAAGAAGGACATCTGCTTCGACCTCTTGAGGATCTACCTCGGCATCGGGCTCTTCGTGAAAGGGATTCTCTTCCTGACCAACATGGAGGCCCTGTCGAGCCTCCTCATGACGTCCGAGAGATTCCAGCCGCTCGCCTTCCTCCTCACCCATTACATCCCGATCGCCCACATCGGCGGCGGCTTGATGATGGCCCTCGGCCTCTGGACCCGGACGGCGATCATCGCGAACGTCCCCGTGCTCTTTGGCGCCGTCTTCTTCGTTTATTTCGACCAGGGGCTCTTCAAGGAGAACCAGGGCCTCGAGTTCACCGCCCTCGTCTTGTTCCTGCTCGTCGTGCTCCTGATCTGGGGCCCCGGCCGCTTCTCGGTCGACCACTACTTGAAGAACGCCCCCGCTCCCGAATAA
- a CDS encoding cytochrome c has translation MKLMVVLPLLAAILALRFMKANLFTWIATIWVAFFIAVRFGFSVPIPSSVVGIYVSVASIALFTYVTSDRGRLKAFVAPLVRLMTEKRYTMLLALVVLLVPTLVAGNVYRTMSAAVEGPFFSRTVHPAPPAEITVHDKKFDMITLQNPFRPLEKDNPEQFKVHLQNGRKVYYQNCVFCHGDSMAANGMFVHALNPIPTNFTDKGTIAMLQESFLFWRISKGGPGLPEEGGPWDTAMPAWEHFLTEDEIWDVVLFVYDFTGQRPRARDESEKPK, from the coding sequence ATGAAGCTCATGGTCGTCCTGCCGCTCCTGGCCGCGATCCTCGCTCTCCGCTTCATGAAGGCGAACCTCTTCACCTGGATCGCGACGATCTGGGTGGCCTTCTTTATCGCCGTCCGCTTCGGTTTTTCCGTGCCGATTCCCTCGTCGGTCGTCGGCATCTACGTGAGCGTCGCGTCGATCGCGCTCTTCACCTACGTGACGTCCGACCGCGGGCGCCTCAAGGCCTTCGTCGCACCGCTCGTGCGCCTCATGACCGAGAAGCGTTACACGATGCTCCTCGCCCTCGTCGTCCTCCTCGTGCCGACGCTCGTCGCGGGGAACGTCTACCGGACGATGTCGGCCGCGGTCGAGGGGCCGTTCTTCTCGCGCACCGTCCACCCGGCGCCGCCGGCCGAGATCACCGTCCACGACAAGAAGTTCGACATGATCACGCTCCAGAATCCGTTCCGGCCGCTCGAGAAGGACAACCCGGAGCAGTTCAAGGTCCATCTCCAGAACGGACGGAAGGTCTATTACCAGAACTGCGTCTTCTGCCACGGCGACAGCATGGCGGCGAACGGGATGTTCGTGCACGCGCTGAACCCGATCCCGACGAACTTCACCGACAAGGGCACGATCGCGATGCTCCAGGAGTCGTTCCTCTTCTGGCGCATCTCGAAGGGCGGCCCGGGGCTTCCCGAAGAGGGCGGGCCGTGGGACACCGCGATGCCGGCGTGGGAGCACTTCCTCACGGAAGACGAGATCTGGGACGTCGTCCTCTTCGTCTACGACTTCACCGGCCAACGACCGCGCGCCCGCGACGAGTCGGAGAAGCCCAAGTGA
- a CDS encoding TAT-variant-translocated molybdopterin oxidoreductase, with protein MNGNYWRSLRDLAGDDAVREQQYREFPEGASELPEGITRREMMMMLGASLSLAGLAACRRPVEHIVPYVTAPEEIVPGIPRRYATTMPFGRSAYGLVVESHEGRPTKIEGNELHPASQGRSSVRMQAALLGLYDPDRLQTPRHGGEPATWTDFVTAWTGIDKALAADGGASLAVVLGSFASPTKARLLAHLREKYPRAHVAVYEAVSDENVLAGVESATGVPLQPALHVEKAAVLLTIGADVFGNDPEDVYQITGYAMGRRSGIDGNLMSRLWAVESEYTLTGGMADHRARLRASQYPAFLGALADKLSAKGVAGLPRAGATVEGIDAKWLDALAADLAGHRSHGLIVAGAEQPAAVHAAVMALNNALGNVGSTVLYHVPVDAALPSRASLASLASAMGAGQVKTLVVLGGNPAYDAPAELGFAEAMAKVETKIVLATHFDETARKATWAIPAAHFLESWDDARAIDGTASVVQPLILPLFAGKSVVEMLGLMTTGKEASAHDLVQESWKEILGAADFERKWNRVLHDGVLPNSFTAQVTPSVAYKTSQQSTVDSQQYEVHFRPSPYVHDGRFSNNGWLQELPDHVTKLTWDNPALLSPATARKLGVADEGLVKVTVRGKSVTLPVAIVPGQADGTVVLTLGYGRTGLGRIADGVGENVYPLRSAAAPAFDGGSIDRVDGTKLLSATQEHGSMEGRPIFREGTLEEFKKDPAFAQEKVEVPPLLSMWKEKAYDKGHQWGMTIDLNQCVGCNACVVACQSENNVPIVGREQVRRNREMHWIRVDRYFEGSEAAPRMVFQPIPCMQCENAPCEQVCPVAATVHDDEGLNVMVYNRCIGTRYCSNNCPYKVRRFNFFNYTKDTPEVLKLAQNPDVTVRSRGVMEKCTYCTQRINRAKLDARLAGRDLKDGDVVTACQQACPAGAIEFGDLLMPDTKIGKLKAEPRNYALLAELNSKPRTTYLARVRNPHPDLETA; from the coding sequence ATGAACGGGAATTACTGGCGCTCCCTCCGCGACCTGGCGGGCGACGACGCGGTCCGCGAGCAGCAGTACCGCGAGTTCCCCGAGGGGGCGTCGGAGCTTCCCGAAGGGATCACGCGGCGCGAGATGATGATGATGTTGGGGGCGTCGCTCTCGCTCGCCGGCCTTGCGGCGTGCCGGCGGCCGGTCGAGCACATCGTCCCGTACGTCACGGCTCCGGAGGAGATCGTCCCCGGCATTCCCCGCCGGTACGCGACCACGATGCCGTTCGGCCGGAGCGCCTACGGCCTCGTCGTCGAGAGCCACGAAGGGCGGCCGACCAAGATCGAGGGGAACGAGCTGCACCCCGCGTCGCAGGGGCGCTCGAGCGTCCGCATGCAGGCGGCGCTCCTCGGCCTCTACGATCCGGATCGCCTTCAGACCCCGCGCCACGGCGGCGAGCCGGCGACTTGGACCGACTTCGTCACCGCGTGGACCGGGATCGACAAGGCGCTCGCGGCGGACGGAGGGGCGAGCCTCGCCGTCGTTCTCGGCTCTTTCGCGTCGCCGACGAAGGCGCGCCTCCTCGCCCATCTCAGGGAGAAGTACCCGCGCGCGCACGTCGCGGTGTACGAGGCGGTCTCGGACGAGAACGTCCTCGCCGGCGTCGAGTCGGCGACGGGCGTTCCGTTGCAGCCGGCTCTCCATGTGGAAAAGGCGGCGGTCCTCCTGACGATCGGCGCCGACGTCTTCGGGAACGACCCGGAGGACGTCTACCAGATCACCGGCTACGCGATGGGGCGCCGCTCGGGAATCGACGGCAACCTGATGAGCCGCCTCTGGGCGGTCGAGTCGGAGTACACGCTCACCGGCGGGATGGCCGACCACCGCGCGCGCCTGCGCGCCTCGCAGTACCCGGCGTTCCTGGGCGCCCTCGCCGACAAGCTGAGCGCCAAGGGGGTGGCCGGCCTCCCCAGGGCCGGCGCGACCGTCGAAGGCATCGATGCCAAGTGGCTCGACGCGCTCGCCGCCGATCTTGCCGGGCATCGGAGCCACGGCCTGATCGTCGCCGGCGCCGAGCAGCCCGCCGCCGTCCACGCGGCGGTCATGGCGTTGAACAACGCCCTCGGGAACGTCGGCTCAACGGTGCTCTACCACGTGCCGGTCGACGCCGCCCTTCCTTCGCGCGCCTCCCTCGCCTCGTTGGCGTCGGCGATGGGCGCGGGTCAGGTGAAGACGCTCGTCGTCCTCGGCGGCAACCCCGCTTACGACGCTCCGGCGGAGCTCGGGTTCGCCGAGGCGATGGCGAAGGTCGAGACGAAGATCGTGCTCGCGACCCACTTCGACGAGACCGCCCGCAAGGCGACCTGGGCGATCCCCGCCGCGCACTTCCTCGAGAGCTGGGACGACGCCCGCGCGATCGACGGCACGGCGTCGGTCGTCCAGCCGCTGATCCTGCCGCTCTTCGCCGGCAAGAGCGTCGTCGAGATGCTCGGCCTGATGACGACCGGCAAGGAGGCCTCGGCCCACGACCTCGTCCAGGAGAGCTGGAAGGAGATCCTCGGCGCCGCCGACTTCGAGAGGAAGTGGAACCGCGTCCTCCACGACGGCGTGCTGCCGAACAGCTTCACCGCGCAGGTGACGCCTTCGGTGGCCTACAAGACGAGTCAACAGTCGACAGTCGACAGTCAACAGTACGAAGTCCACTTCAGGCCGTCGCCGTACGTCCACGACGGACGCTTCTCCAACAATGGGTGGCTCCAGGAGCTGCCCGATCACGTGACCAAGCTCACGTGGGACAACCCGGCGCTCCTCTCCCCCGCGACCGCGCGAAAGCTCGGCGTCGCCGACGAGGGCCTCGTCAAGGTGACGGTGCGCGGGAAGTCGGTCACCCTTCCTGTGGCGATCGTGCCGGGCCAGGCCGACGGCACCGTCGTGCTCACGCTCGGCTACGGCCGCACCGGGCTCGGGCGGATCGCCGACGGCGTCGGCGAGAACGTCTACCCCCTGCGCTCGGCTGCGGCCCCCGCGTTCGACGGCGGCTCGATCGACAGGGTGGACGGGACGAAGCTCCTCTCCGCGACCCAGGAGCACGGGAGCATGGAGGGGCGCCCCATCTTCCGCGAGGGGACGCTCGAGGAGTTCAAGAAGGATCCCGCGTTCGCCCAGGAGAAGGTCGAGGTGCCGCCGCTCCTCTCGATGTGGAAGGAGAAGGCCTACGACAAGGGCCACCAGTGGGGGATGACGATCGACCTCAATCAGTGCGTCGGCTGCAACGCGTGCGTCGTCGCCTGCCAGAGCGAGAACAACGTCCCGATCGTCGGCAGGGAGCAGGTGCGGCGCAACCGCGAGATGCACTGGATCCGCGTCGACCGCTATTTCGAGGGAAGCGAAGCCGCGCCGCGCATGGTGTTCCAGCCGATCCCCTGCATGCAGTGCGAGAACGCGCCGTGCGAGCAGGTCTGTCCGGTCGCGGCGACCGTCCACGACGACGAAGGTCTGAACGTCATGGTCTACAACCGTTGCATCGGCACGCGCTACTGCTCGAACAACTGCCCGTACAAGGTGCGCCGGTTCAACTTCTTCAACTACACCAAGGACACTCCCGAGGTCTTGAAGCTCGCGCAGAACCCCGATGTCACGGTGCGCTCGCGCGGCGTCATGGAGAAGTGCACCTACTGCACGCAGCGGATCAATCGCGCCAAGCTCGACGCGCGCCTCGCGGGGCGGGATCTCAAGGACGGCGACGTCGTGACTGCGTGCCAGCAGGCCTGCCCCGCCGGCGCGATCGAGTTCGGCGACCTCCTCATGCCCGACACGAAGATCGGGAAGCTCAAGGCCGAGCCGCGGAACTACGCGCTCCTCGCCGAATTGAACAGCAAGCCGCGCACGACGTACCTCGCCCGGGTCCGCAATCCGCACCCGGATCTGGAGACGGCGTGA
- a CDS encoding cytochrome c: protein MRRAAAVTLVTVMTAGCGILRGCTSSEPPRHPNPSMDDQPKLLAQNESAFFYDGSGMRPPVPGTVARGELRENDAFFLGKGPDGKPVATIPVPVDDTFLSRGRARYAIYCQPCHDPRGDGKGILFTRGNVPTASFHTDKVRGYPDGQIFDIITNGSGLMPAYKWPIPPADRWAIIAHVRELEKARTAGSTAAGAQP, encoded by the coding sequence GTGAGGCGCGCGGCCGCGGTGACGCTCGTGACCGTGATGACCGCAGGGTGCGGCATCCTGCGCGGCTGCACGTCGAGCGAGCCGCCGCGCCACCCGAACCCGAGCATGGACGATCAGCCGAAGCTCTTGGCGCAGAACGAAAGCGCGTTCTTCTATGACGGCTCGGGGATGCGGCCTCCCGTCCCGGGAACGGTCGCGCGCGGCGAGCTCAGGGAGAACGACGCATTCTTCCTCGGCAAGGGTCCCGACGGAAAGCCGGTCGCGACGATCCCGGTGCCGGTCGACGACACGTTCCTTTCGCGCGGGCGCGCGCGCTACGCGATCTACTGTCAGCCCTGCCACGACCCGCGCGGCGACGGCAAGGGGATCCTCTTCACGCGCGGCAACGTCCCGACGGCGTCGTTCCACACCGACAAGGTGCGCGGCTATCCCGACGGGCAGATCTTCGACATCATCACGAACGGGTCGGGGCTGATGCCGGCGTACAAGTGGCCGATCCCGCCCGCCGACCGCTGGGCGATCATCGCGCACGTCCGCGAGCTCGAGAAGGCGCGGACGGCAGGGTCGACCGCCGCGGGGGCGCAGCCATGA
- a CDS encoding cytochrome c, with translation MIDKIPSPLKIGVLVVATTSFYMYVGQMVPQKEVYPPVEVVLKADMTPAEMAKTGREIMDGKGLCFTCHTIGKKEGPFRFPDLDGVDVRAKTRKPGYSDVDYIAESIYDPNAFIVPGFNPGMPVINKPPIGLTDQEILCVIAYLQTLGGQTTVTMQTKIKFQTGHDTAEAKP, from the coding sequence GTGATCGACAAGATCCCCTCGCCGCTCAAGATCGGCGTGCTCGTCGTCGCGACGACGTCGTTCTACATGTACGTCGGCCAGATGGTCCCGCAGAAGGAGGTCTACCCGCCCGTCGAGGTCGTCCTCAAGGCCGACATGACCCCCGCGGAGATGGCGAAGACCGGCCGCGAGATCATGGACGGGAAGGGCCTCTGCTTCACCTGCCACACGATCGGCAAGAAAGAGGGCCCGTTCCGCTTCCCCGATCTCGACGGCGTCGACGTGCGCGCGAAGACGCGGAAGCCCGGCTATTCCGACGTCGACTACATCGCCGAGTCGATCTACGACCCGAACGCCTTCATCGTGCCGGGGTTCAACCCGGGGATGCCGGTCATCAACAAGCCGCCGATCGGCCTGACCGACCAGGAGATCCTCTGCGTCATCGCCTACCTCCAGACGCTGGGCGGGCAGACGACCGTCACGATGCAGACGAAGATCAAGTTCCAGACCGGGCATGACACGGCGGAGGCGAAGCCATGA
- a CDS encoding cytochrome ubiquinol oxidase subunit I: MTSWKLKAFAAAVIAVVGLLAVGRIAVYMVGKHEYKQPARAAAQAPDTTPREKGIADEHTAQENADKAKPYVEAEYRTFPVVGSRVAIWVVAQLHLLFAAFVLAVPIFALIIEFIGYKTGDKRYDHLAQEFTRLLSVSFSLTATFGAFLTFMLIALYPKFTNYLMSVFSPTFLPYVLLFFLEAGFLYTYYYGWGKFSPRIHLLLGLGLNVVGTCIMLIANAWLTFMTSPNGVSEKGALISTWDAVRNYTWMPINVHRFIANIAFGGSIAGAYAAFKYLSAKTDEERAHYDWMGYIGNFVAISGFLPLPFAGYWLAKEIYAYSQTLGLTMMGGAFSWLFIIQAVLIGNLFLGANYYLWLGMGRVEGVNPFQKYIKWLLLGVAACFMVWATPHSIIATVSEVRAMGGSTHPILTFLGVMSAKNTAVNILILTTYMSFLLYRRTGKVPTVSWARAGNTAQLSIFAAAAAFVIFLGVYGYFVEATVRIKLSVPQVSSVLFTMISVTIIDVFMYRKAQNTGVVHWGKIPVISQYVLIFIAVTFTWLMGLMGYVRSGLRQHWHVYGVMRDTSVDAFTPTLGFATKVVSVTVLIFFALIGFVFWLASLHDKRDWEAKGVSEGTVPLKTGTVPMGEEAKA; encoded by the coding sequence ATGACGAGCTGGAAGCTCAAGGCGTTCGCTGCCGCGGTCATCGCCGTCGTCGGCCTCCTCGCGGTCGGGCGGATCGCCGTCTACATGGTCGGCAAGCACGAGTACAAGCAGCCCGCGCGCGCCGCCGCGCAGGCTCCGGACACGACACCGCGCGAGAAGGGGATCGCCGACGAGCACACGGCCCAGGAGAACGCCGACAAGGCGAAGCCTTACGTCGAGGCCGAGTACCGGACGTTCCCGGTCGTCGGGAGCCGTGTCGCGATCTGGGTCGTCGCGCAGCTCCACCTGCTCTTCGCGGCGTTCGTGCTCGCCGTGCCGATCTTCGCGCTCATCATCGAGTTCATCGGCTACAAGACCGGGGACAAGCGGTACGACCACCTGGCGCAGGAGTTCACGCGCCTCCTCTCGGTGTCGTTCTCGTTGACGGCGACCTTCGGCGCGTTCCTGACGTTCATGCTCATCGCGCTCTACCCGAAGTTCACGAACTACCTGATGAGCGTCTTCTCGCCGACCTTCCTTCCCTACGTGCTCCTGTTCTTCCTCGAGGCCGGGTTCCTCTACACCTACTACTACGGCTGGGGGAAATTCTCCCCGCGCATCCACCTGCTCCTGGGCCTCGGCCTGAACGTCGTCGGCACCTGCATCATGCTGATCGCCAACGCGTGGCTGACGTTCATGACGTCGCCCAACGGGGTGTCGGAGAAGGGCGCGCTGATCTCGACCTGGGACGCCGTCCGCAACTACACGTGGATGCCGATCAACGTCCACCGCTTCATCGCGAACATCGCCTTCGGCGGCTCGATCGCCGGTGCGTACGCGGCCTTCAAGTACCTCTCCGCGAAGACCGACGAGGAGCGCGCGCACTACGACTGGATGGGCTACATCGGGAACTTCGTCGCGATCAGCGGCTTCCTGCCCCTCCCCTTCGCCGGCTACTGGCTCGCGAAGGAGATCTACGCGTACTCGCAGACCCTGGGGCTCACGATGATGGGCGGCGCGTTCTCGTGGCTCTTCATCATCCAGGCGGTCCTCATCGGGAACCTCTTCCTCGGCGCGAACTACTACCTGTGGCTCGGGATGGGGCGCGTCGAGGGGGTGAACCCGTTCCAGAAGTACATCAAGTGGCTGCTCCTTGGGGTCGCCGCGTGCTTCATGGTCTGGGCAACCCCGCACTCGATCATCGCGACGGTCTCGGAAGTGCGTGCGATGGGCGGCTCGACCCACCCGATCCTGACCTTCCTCGGTGTCATGTCGGCGAAGAACACCGCCGTCAACATCCTCATCCTGACGACCTACATGAGCTTCCTGCTCTACCGCCGCACCGGGAAGGTCCCGACCGTGTCGTGGGCGCGTGCGGGGAACACCGCGCAGCTCTCGATCTTCGCCGCGGCGGCCGCCTTCGTGATCTTCCTCGGCGTCTACGGCTACTTCGTCGAGGCGACGGTCCGCATCAAGCTGTCGGTGCCGCAGGTCAGCTCGGTCCTCTTCACCATGATCTCGGTGACGATCATCGACGTCTTCATGTACCGCAAGGCGCAGAACACCGGCGTCGTCCACTGGGGAAAGATCCCGGTGATCTCGCAGTACGTCCTCATCTTCATCGCCGTCACCTTCACCTGGCTCATGGGTCTGATGGGTTACGTCCGCTCCGGCCTTCGCCAGCACTGGCACGTGTACGGCGTCATGCGTGACACCTCGGTCGACGCCTTCACGCCGACCCTCGGCTTCGCGACGAAGGTCGTCTCGGTGACCGTCCTCATCTTCTTCGCGCTCATCGGCTTCGTCTTCTGGCTCGCGAGCCTGCACGACAAGCGAGACTGGGAGGCGAAGGGCGTTTCAGAGGGGACAGTCCCCTTGAAGACGGGGACAGTCCCCATGGGCGAGGAGGCGAAGGCGTGA